A stretch of Rhododendron vialii isolate Sample 1 chromosome 4a, ASM3025357v1 DNA encodes these proteins:
- the LOC131324188 gene encoding protein ACCELERATED CELL DEATH 6-like has product MKSSLYTSAMRGDVADLEQHKDVLDGELTPNHNTVLHVTAQFGHLDYVKEVIEACPSLLRRLNVKGETPLHTAARDGRAEIVKALILRAKELETRELQSGWGGAVKEMLRATNVDGDTALHMAARNCHLELEAKYLKVVESLKKGLIKYWDLLDSDMMVRVHIMLDLKVDKEKAEQIRRATKVEKEEVEEIMRATKVNRDTALHMAA; this is encoded by the coding sequence ATGAAATCTAGCTTGTACACATCTGCCATGAGAGGTGATGTTGCTGACCTCGAGCAACACAAAGACGTACTCGACGGAGAACTCACCCCAAACCACAACACCGTTCTCCACGTCACGGCCCAATTCGGCCACCTCGATTACGTGAAAGAGGTCATAGAAGCGTGTCCGTCTCTGCTACGCCGGCTGAATGTCAAAGGTGAAACTCCGCTTCATACGGCGGCGAGGGATGGGCGAGCTGAAATAGTAAAAGCACTGATACTTCGCGCAAAAGAACTAGAGACGCGAGAACTTCAAAGCGGCTGGGGTGGAGCAGTAAAGGAGATGTTGAGGGCAACAAACGTCGACGGGGACACTGCCTTGCACATGGCAGCGAGAAATTGTCACTTGGAACTAGAGGCCAAGTACTTGAAAGTGGTTGAATCATTAAAAAAAGGACTTATTAAATATTGGGATTTGCTCGATTCGGATATGATGGTACGGGTACATATAATGCTGGACTTAAAGGTCGATAAAGAAAAAGCGGAGCAGATAAGGAGGGCAACAAAGGTCGAGAAAGAAGAAGTGGAGGAGATAATGAGGGCAACAAAGGTCAACAGAGACACAGCCCTGCACATGGCAGCGTGA